A stretch of Cucumis sativus cultivar 9930 unplaced genomic scaffold, Cucumber_9930_V3 scaffold80, whole genome shotgun sequence DNA encodes these proteins:
- the LOC116406263 gene encoding pectinesterase inhibitor-like has protein sequence MANNSCLIIISLVGVLSFTIISNVASSNDVVSTICPKTSNPQFCSSVLKSAGTTNLKGLAVYTLNLAHTNAEKSLTLANSLAKTATNPQLKQRYSSCAESYDEAIGDIENAQKDLALGDFNGVNIVTSGAMTNIGDCQDKFAQPPKDTSLLLKNGKTLNDICSIILVISNLL, from the coding sequence atggccAATAACTCTTGTCTCATTATTATCTCTCTCGTTGGAGTTCTTTCGTTCACCATCATTTCAAATGTGGCATCATCTAATGACGTCGTTTCCACCATCTGTCCAAAAACCTCAAATCCacaattttgttcaagtgTGTTGAAATCTGCGGGCACTACAAATCTAAAAGGCTTGGCTGTATACACCTTAAACCTTGCTCATACAAATGCTGAAAAATCTTTGACTTTAGCCAACTCACTGGCAAAAACCGCCACCAATCCTCAACTTAAGCAACGATATTCGTCTTGTGCTGAGAGCTATGATGAAGCTATTGGTGACATTGAAAATGCCCAAAAGGACTTGGCACTTGGGGACTTTAATGGTGTCAATATTGTAACTTCTGGTGCCATGACTAATATTGGTGACTGTCAGGATAAGTTCGCACAGCCGCCTAAGGATACATCGTTGCTTTTGAAGAATGGCAAGACTCTAAATGATATATGCAGcattattttggttatatcCAATCTTCTTTGA